One Microcebus murinus isolate Inina chromosome 10, M.murinus_Inina_mat1.0, whole genome shotgun sequence DNA segment encodes these proteins:
- the SLC2A3 gene encoding solute carrier family 2, facilitated glucose transporter member 3 isoform X1, with product MESDKQNVTPSLIFAIAIATIGSFQFGYNTGVINAPETIIKDFLNYTLEERLEDLPTEGLLTSLWSLSVAIFSVGGMIGSFSVGLFVNRFGRRNSMLIVNLLALAGGCLMGFSKIAESFEMLILGRLVIGIFCGLCTGFVPMYIGEVSPTALRGAFGTLNQLGIVIGILVAQIFGLEVILGSEELWPVLLGFTIIPAILQSAALPFCPESPRFLLINRKEEESAKEILQQLWGTEDVAQDIQEMKDESDRMAQEKRVTVLELFRAPNYRQPIIISIVLQLSQQLSGINAVFYYSTGIFKDAGVEEPIYATIGAGVVNTIFTVVSLFLVERAGRRTLHMIGLGGMAVCSLFMTISLLLKDTYSWMSFVCIGAILVFVAFFEIGPGPIPWFIVAELFSQGPRPAAMAVAGCSNWTSNFLVGMLFPSAAVFFGAYVFIIFTGFLVVFLIFTYFKVPETRGRTFEDITRAFEGQVAERAAKTSNMEMNSIQPFKESPTNV from the exons GTCACCCCATCTCTGATCTTCGCCATTGCCATTGCTACAATCGGCTCTTTCCAGTTCGGCTATAACACTGGAGTCATCAATGCTCCTGAGACG ATTATAAAGGACTTTCTCAATTACACTTTGGAAGAGAGGCTAGAAGACCTTCCGACAGAAGGGTTGCTCACATCCCTCTGGTCCTTGTCTGTGGCCATCTTCTCCGTTGGTGGTATGATTGGCTCCTTTTCCGTTGGACTCTTTGTCAACCGCTTTGGCAG ACGCAATTCAATGCTTATTGTGAACCTGTTGGCTCTCGCCGGTGGCTGCCTCATGGGGTTCTCTAAAATAGCTGAGTCATTTGAAATGCTGATCCTGGGCCGCTTGGTTATTGGCATCTTCTGTGGACTCTGCACTGGTTTTGTGCCTATGTACATTGGAGAAGTCTCTCCTACTGCCCTACGGGGTGCCTTTGGCACTCTCAACCAGCTCGGCATTGTCATCGGGATCCTGGTGGCCCAG ATCTTTGGTCTGGAAGTCATCTTGGGGTCTGAAGAGCTATGGCCCGTGCTATTAGGCTTCACCATCATTCCAGCTATCCTACAAAGCGCAGCCCTTCCATTTTGCCCTGAAAGTCCTAGATTCTTGCTCATtaacagaaaggaagaggagagtgCTAAGGAGA TTCTCCAGCAGTTGTGGGGCACTGAGGATGTGGCCCAGGACATCCAGGAGATGAAAGATGAGAGTGACAGGATGGCACAAGAAAAGCGAGTCACTGTGCTGGAGCTCTTTAGAGCACCCAACTACCGACAGCCCATCATCATCTCCATCGTGCTCCAGCTCTCTCAACAGCTCTCTGGAATCAATGCT gTATTCTATTACTCAACAGGAATCTTCAAGGACGCAGGTGTTGAGGAGCCAATCTATGCCACCATCGGTGCGGGTGTGGTTAACACTATCTTCACTGTAGTTTCT CTGTTTCTGGTGGAAAGGGCAGGAAGAAGGACTCTACATATGATAGGCCTTGGCGGGATGGCTGTCTGTTCTCtcttcatgactatttctttgttATTAAAG GATACGTATTCGTGGATGAGCTTTGTCTGTATTGGGGCTATCTTGGTCTTCGTGGCCTTCTTTGAAATTGGACCAGGCCCCATCCCGTGGTTTATTGTGGCTGAACTCTTCAGCCAGGGACCCCGCCCAGCTGCAATGGCAGTGGCTGGTTGTTCCAACTGGACCTCCAACTTTTTAGTTGGGATGCTCTTCCCATCTGCTGCA GTCTTTTTTGGAGCCTATGTTTTTATTATCTTCACTGGCTTCCTCGTTGTCTTCTTGATCTTCACCTACTTCAAAGTCCCTGAGACCCGTGGCAGGACTTTTGAGGATATTACACGGGCCTTTGAAGGGCAGGTTGCAGAAAGAGCTGCGAAAACCTCCAACATGGAAATGAACAGCATCCAGCCTTTTAAGGAGTCCCCCACCAATGTCTAA
- the SLC2A3 gene encoding solute carrier family 2, facilitated glucose transporter member 3 isoform X2, which yields MGTQKVTPSLIFAIAIATIGSFQFGYNTGVINAPETIIKDFLNYTLEERLEDLPTEGLLTSLWSLSVAIFSVGGMIGSFSVGLFVNRFGRRNSMLIVNLLALAGGCLMGFSKIAESFEMLILGRLVIGIFCGLCTGFVPMYIGEVSPTALRGAFGTLNQLGIVIGILVAQIFGLEVILGSEELWPVLLGFTIIPAILQSAALPFCPESPRFLLINRKEEESAKEILQQLWGTEDVAQDIQEMKDESDRMAQEKRVTVLELFRAPNYRQPIIISIVLQLSQQLSGINAVFYYSTGIFKDAGVEEPIYATIGAGVVNTIFTVVSLFLVERAGRRTLHMIGLGGMAVCSLFMTISLLLKDTYSWMSFVCIGAILVFVAFFEIGPGPIPWFIVAELFSQGPRPAAMAVAGCSNWTSNFLVGMLFPSAAVFFGAYVFIIFTGFLVVFLIFTYFKVPETRGRTFEDITRAFEGQVAERAAKTSNMEMNSIQPFKESPTNV from the exons GTCACCCCATCTCTGATCTTCGCCATTGCCATTGCTACAATCGGCTCTTTCCAGTTCGGCTATAACACTGGAGTCATCAATGCTCCTGAGACG ATTATAAAGGACTTTCTCAATTACACTTTGGAAGAGAGGCTAGAAGACCTTCCGACAGAAGGGTTGCTCACATCCCTCTGGTCCTTGTCTGTGGCCATCTTCTCCGTTGGTGGTATGATTGGCTCCTTTTCCGTTGGACTCTTTGTCAACCGCTTTGGCAG ACGCAATTCAATGCTTATTGTGAACCTGTTGGCTCTCGCCGGTGGCTGCCTCATGGGGTTCTCTAAAATAGCTGAGTCATTTGAAATGCTGATCCTGGGCCGCTTGGTTATTGGCATCTTCTGTGGACTCTGCACTGGTTTTGTGCCTATGTACATTGGAGAAGTCTCTCCTACTGCCCTACGGGGTGCCTTTGGCACTCTCAACCAGCTCGGCATTGTCATCGGGATCCTGGTGGCCCAG ATCTTTGGTCTGGAAGTCATCTTGGGGTCTGAAGAGCTATGGCCCGTGCTATTAGGCTTCACCATCATTCCAGCTATCCTACAAAGCGCAGCCCTTCCATTTTGCCCTGAAAGTCCTAGATTCTTGCTCATtaacagaaaggaagaggagagtgCTAAGGAGA TTCTCCAGCAGTTGTGGGGCACTGAGGATGTGGCCCAGGACATCCAGGAGATGAAAGATGAGAGTGACAGGATGGCACAAGAAAAGCGAGTCACTGTGCTGGAGCTCTTTAGAGCACCCAACTACCGACAGCCCATCATCATCTCCATCGTGCTCCAGCTCTCTCAACAGCTCTCTGGAATCAATGCT gTATTCTATTACTCAACAGGAATCTTCAAGGACGCAGGTGTTGAGGAGCCAATCTATGCCACCATCGGTGCGGGTGTGGTTAACACTATCTTCACTGTAGTTTCT CTGTTTCTGGTGGAAAGGGCAGGAAGAAGGACTCTACATATGATAGGCCTTGGCGGGATGGCTGTCTGTTCTCtcttcatgactatttctttgttATTAAAG GATACGTATTCGTGGATGAGCTTTGTCTGTATTGGGGCTATCTTGGTCTTCGTGGCCTTCTTTGAAATTGGACCAGGCCCCATCCCGTGGTTTATTGTGGCTGAACTCTTCAGCCAGGGACCCCGCCCAGCTGCAATGGCAGTGGCTGGTTGTTCCAACTGGACCTCCAACTTTTTAGTTGGGATGCTCTTCCCATCTGCTGCA GTCTTTTTTGGAGCCTATGTTTTTATTATCTTCACTGGCTTCCTCGTTGTCTTCTTGATCTTCACCTACTTCAAAGTCCCTGAGACCCGTGGCAGGACTTTTGAGGATATTACACGGGCCTTTGAAGGGCAGGTTGCAGAAAGAGCTGCGAAAACCTCCAACATGGAAATGAACAGCATCCAGCCTTTTAAGGAGTCCCCCACCAATGTCTAA